A genomic window from Paenibacillus sp. FSL K6-0276 includes:
- a CDS encoding ATP-binding protein has translation MAVSIEMVGIILLTLFTGGFESSFRLYVLNPVLIAAGSLSIYFGWSLLFSYISAFAVLCYFFINSANKTFLEVVSVNGNLFLTLVLAVIIMQSVNRMKHQREESIARAKETMDHIKALYHIVETSSQHDFMNIGQVITDYVVKLTKLDKALFWFAKKSGEPAPQSRQTGWQQEEEQFLFSELGKHEHEWRLQREPIFRSLPGLGDFLLMPVRMSTRFVGVIGLKLESTEGLEGRRWYIQQLIFLSELSANILERHELGVIENRLIITNEQNRIADEMHDSVSQSLFGIVYATHSLKETWKKMTDSELEEQIELIHDSATKVAKELRITIYSLSSKKSGGPTWLGMVRSHLQSLSRLNDVDIELKITGDDFSLPYPYHKALFRIISEATGNAIRHGAASRVDVELSLKPNWIRLLICDDGVGFDTDLLWIESEDSASGLGMKNMQYLTQSLGGDFQLSSNENMGTRILISIPVGVAELKNA, from the coding sequence TTGGCTGTTAGTATAGAGATGGTGGGAATTATTTTACTGACCTTATTTACTGGTGGGTTCGAAAGCTCCTTTAGGTTGTATGTGCTTAATCCCGTGTTGATTGCTGCAGGATCGTTATCCATTTATTTTGGTTGGTCTTTGCTCTTTAGTTACATCAGCGCTTTTGCGGTGCTCTGTTATTTTTTCATCAATTCGGCGAACAAAACGTTTCTTGAAGTTGTGTCTGTAAATGGGAATCTGTTTCTAACGCTGGTACTAGCTGTTATAATAATGCAGAGCGTTAATCGGATGAAGCATCAACGTGAAGAATCGATTGCTCGCGCGAAAGAGACGATGGATCATATCAAAGCGTTGTACCATATCGTGGAAACCTCAAGCCAACATGATTTCATGAACATCGGTCAAGTGATCACCGATTATGTTGTTAAGCTAACGAAGCTGGATAAAGCTTTGTTTTGGTTCGCTAAGAAAAGCGGAGAACCAGCGCCGCAGAGCAGGCAGACCGGCTGGCAGCAGGAAGAGGAACAGTTCTTATTTTCAGAACTGGGAAAACATGAACATGAATGGAGATTGCAGCGAGAGCCTATTTTTAGAAGTCTTCCGGGATTAGGGGACTTCCTGCTGATGCCTGTACGGATGAGCACCCGTTTTGTAGGGGTGATTGGACTCAAGCTGGAGTCTACAGAAGGGCTAGAAGGCCGGAGATGGTATATCCAGCAATTGATATTCCTATCTGAGCTAAGCGCGAATATTCTTGAACGTCATGAATTAGGTGTGATTGAGAACCGGCTGATCATCACGAACGAGCAGAACCGGATTGCAGATGAAATGCATGACAGTGTCTCACAGAGTCTTTTTGGTATCGTGTATGCTACTCATTCGCTGAAGGAAACGTGGAAGAAAATGACGGACTCTGAGCTGGAGGAGCAAATCGAGCTTATCCATGATTCTGCTACAAAAGTAGCCAAAGAACTGCGGATTACGATCTACAGTCTTAGTTCTAAGAAGAGCGGCGGACCTACATGGCTAGGTATGGTAAGATCGCATTTGCAGAGCTTATCCAGATTAAATGATGTCGATATTGAATTAAAAATAACGGGCGATGACTTTAGTCTCCCTTATCCTTACCACAAGGCGCTTTTTCGGATTATCTCTGAAGCCACTGGGAATGCCATTAGGCATGGTGCCGCTAGTCGAGTAGATGTGGAGTTATCTCTGAAGCCGAACTGGATCCGCTTATTGATTTGTGATGATGGTGTTGGATTTGATACAGATCTGTTATGGATTGAATCCGAAGATAGTGCAAGTGGTCTTGGCATGAAGAATATGCAATATTTGACGCAGTCGCTAGGTGGCGACTTCCAGCTGTCCAGTAATGAAAATATGGGAACGAGAATCTTGATCTCCATTCCTGTGGGTGTAGCTGAATTAAAGAATGCATAA
- a CDS encoding response regulator transcription factor, whose product MKIVIVDDHPLVRRGLASVISMQPNVKFAGEATNGQEALLVIEETQPDLVLIDLKLADESGLDVIKTARARGIVSKFILLTSSASREDFLKAEEVLVDGYVLKEALPEELLFAIQLVHKGRKYYDPGLMEDKMRMSGSSPTDELTPKEKEVLIELGQGACNREIASRLFISEFTVKKHVSQILAKLQVADRTQAALYANAVGLTKYEMSFD is encoded by the coding sequence ATGAAAATCGTCATTGTAGATGATCATCCTCTAGTTAGAAGAGGGCTGGCATCTGTTATTTCGATGCAACCGAATGTGAAGTTTGCTGGAGAGGCGACGAATGGCCAAGAAGCGCTTCTTGTGATTGAGGAGACGCAGCCTGACCTCGTACTCATTGATCTTAAACTAGCGGATGAATCAGGACTCGATGTCATCAAGACAGCACGTGCTCGTGGTATCGTTAGTAAGTTTATTCTGCTGACTTCATCTGCAAGCAGAGAGGATTTTCTGAAAGCTGAGGAAGTGCTGGTAGACGGATATGTACTGAAAGAGGCATTGCCAGAAGAGTTACTATTTGCTATTCAGTTGGTCCACAAAGGGAGAAAGTATTATGATCCTGGTCTGATGGAAGATAAGATGCGAATGAGTGGAAGCAGTCCGACAGATGAATTGACGCCGAAAGAGAAGGAAGTCCTAATCGAACTAGGACAGGGCGCTTGCAATAGAGAAATTGCCTCACGTCTTTTTATTAGTGAATTTACAGTGAAGAAGCATGTCAGTCAGATTTTAGCGAAATTACAGGTGGCAGATCGTACACAGGCGGCGCTTTATGCAAATGCTGTCGGATTGACCAAATATGAAATGTCATTTGACTAA